Below is a window of Virgibacillus sp. NKC19-3 DNA.
TCCTTTTACAGAAAAGGCAATAAATGCCCAGGAAGCTGGTGCAGAAGGTGTCATTATTTATAACAATACAGATGGTATTATCAACATGGCTACGGAAGATGAAATCGAGATTCCACAGCTGTTCATGCTGAAAAATGATGGAGACAAACTTGTGGACGCGATACGCGATGGCCAAGCAGTTACATTGGATTTCACAGGCGGCTCAGCCACCATTGATAATCCGGACGCAGGAAAAATGAGTGATTTTACGTCATGGGGCCTGACCCCGGACTTGGATTTTAAACCGGAAATTACGGCACCGGGTGGCCAAATTTTATCCACGCTAAACGAGGATGAATATGGTTTAATGAGCGGAACATCGATGGCTGCACCACATGTTGCAGGTGGAGGAGCTCTCGTTTTAGAGTATATTGATGAGGAATTTGGGCTGGAAAATGCTGATCGCGTTCTCCAAGCAAAAAATATGATGATGAATACAGGAGACTTGGTGGAATTTGACGGAGCTTTTGTGTCACCACGCCGTCAAGGTGCTGGTTTAATGCAGCTGCATAGCGCTTTGTCCTCACCTGTAATCGTCACTGAATCAGAAACAAATGAAGCAAAAGTTGCTTTGAAGGAAATTACCGAAAATGAAGTAACCTTTGAGTTGACAGCACAGAACTACACAGATGAAGCTGTTACTTATGACGTAGAGGCAAACGCGCAAACAGACCAATTTGTACAAAACGGCGACGATCTATTAGTTGCCCCAAATGAATTTGGAGCGCTCGATCTTGATGATGTGATTTCTGTCAATGGAGGCGAAAGTACAGTTGAAGTACCTGCAGACGGGACGGAAACGATTAATGTTACGATCGATGTCAGTGAAGCAGACGAGGCATTAACGGAGTATTTCACAAATGGTTACTGGTTAGAAGGTTTTGTCACCTTAACAGATCCACAAGACATAAATCCAGCGTTACATGTTCCTTATGTTGGGTTTAAAGGAGAGTGGGATAGCTCTCCAATTTTGGACAAGCCTATATGGGATGCAGATAGTTATTACGAAATGACGGGGGTTGTTACTTCAGTAGATGATGACTCGTATGACTTCTTGGGTGAAGACATCCAAACAGGGGAAATTGATCCGGAAAACATTGCCTTTTCACCAGATGGAGACGGTGTTCAGGATGATGCATTAATGATACTTTCCTTCCTTCGAAATGCAAAGGAAGTGAAATTCAACGTCTTAGATGAAAACAAAGAAAAAGTCCGCACGATCACAACGGAATCACATGTGGCCAAGAACTACTTTGATAGTGGACTGGCACCCATGTATTCTCTATCTTCTTCCCGTGTCTGGGATGGAAAAATTGATGGAGAACAAGCACCGGAGGGACAGTATTACCTGCAGGTTGAAGCGATCATTGATTATGATGATGCGAGCTGGCAATCGCTTGAAATCCCGGTAGAACTTGATGTAACTGCACCGGATTTAGAAGTAGATTTTAATGAGGAGGAGCAATCTGTTGCTGTTGATGCAGTAGATAATGAAAGCGGTATCGCTTATTGGGATGTTCAGGTTGATGGAGAATCGATTCTTGATGAGCCTTACGGGGAAGACGTTACCGAACACCAATTAACGAAAAAGTTACAGCCAGATCAAACATTAACTGTCATTGCGGTTGATTATGCCGGAAATCAAGTGGAAGAAGACGCAACAGAAGCAGTAGATACCACCATACCGAATCTGCATTTGCAAACACCGGAATTCCTTGGTGTCCAAACAGATAGAGAGGTAGAGTTTTCGGGCTATGTTACCGATAAATCAGGGATAAAAGAAGTGACGGTTGACGGGGAGCAGGCAGATGTCACCTATAATGAAGATGAAGATCGATATGATTTTACGTATACGTTGACACATGATGAGGATGGCTACTTTTTCCATCATATTAAGGCAGTGGACAATGCTGATAATGAAGCAGAAATTGGCCGCAGATATTTTGTCGATACAGAGGAAGCAACATTAGAGGTAGATGCGGAGGAAAAAACAGATGCTACTACCATAAATGTAGATGCTACCATCACTGATAATTTTGATGAGATCCGATTGTATGTCGATGATAGTGAAGTGTATAAGCACGAACAGACAGAACCATATGGCATGAATGGATTTGATGAGACGATTAAAGACATCGAATTGGAGCTTGAATTAGGGGAAAATGAGTTTGAATTCAAAGTCGTTGATCTCGGAGGACATGAAACAACCGAAACAATTACCATTGATCATGAAGCCAGTATTACACAAATGAAACGGCTTGTAGAGCAGTTCCATGATGATGGTGAGATCGCAGACAATGCTACTGCAAGAATGCTTGATATGCAATTGACAGCGATCGATCATTATGCAGGTAGTGAGCAGAATGAAAAGGCGATCAAACATATGAATAATTTCAAACAGGCTCTTGATCTGCAACAAGATAGGGAATTGATTTCGGAAGAAGCGGCAGAAACACTACATGAATATGCAGATTATTTGATTGAAGAATGGGAATAACCTTTTGGGAAAAAGGGCCTGGGGGCTCGGTCGGTTTTACTGAGCACCGGCCCTCTCCTTAAATGGAAAACAGAGATCAGGAGGAGTGATAGATTGAAACGTCACGATCAACCAGAAAAGAATCGAAATGTCCATAAACACTTTCTTATTCAGCTATTTGCCATCGCTTACCTGTTATTTTTCATTGTTTCACTGACGGTGTCTCCTACAACAGCAGTTTTCACAGATACAACTACAAAGGAAGGCAGTATTTCCATCGCTTCGTCCTTTGATGAAGCAGATGAAGATGAAGAGGAAGAGCAGGAACAAGGAAACGAAGACGAACAGGAAGATGAGGGTGTAGAAACAGACAGCGACGTACAAGAAAATGATGCGAACAATGATGAAGGACAACAGGAAAAGGAGGACGAAAAAGCGGACGAGAAAGATAGTGCAGTTTCTGATTCTGAAAAACAAGAGGAACAACAGGTAGAAGATAATGAACAGGCCTCAAGTGAGGAATCGGAGCAAGATGATGATTCTGAAGAAGATGTGGAATCGGATAGTGACGCATCAGAATCTTAATGAAAGCCTTTTATGAGGTGGGGGGACGAATAGATGAGTGGAAAACGCGTGTTAAAAGTGATTAGTAATCTCGTCACAACTGTATTATTTATTGTG
It encodes the following:
- a CDS encoding S8 family serine peptidase, which produces MVKRIAVLLLAILLVVGNFSFASATSITGKTFDENVTKRANTENLEETEDPDKDVRVVVEMAEESPIEKATEKGVTFNSLQETQKRQLENEAKAKQQSVKQQISTDQVEATYLQEFTAVINGFSAEVKQGDLERIKEIPDVKTVHIVNEYEKPEVQPEMKYSKELVEAQEMWRDYGYKGEGMTVGVIDTGIDPDHRDMVLSDNPDPEHTESSIEATIDEHDLPGDFYTDKVPYGYNYMDENDEIRDIANGASMHGMHVAGTVGANGDEENGGIMGIAPEAQLFALKVFGNDPEMQSTYGDIYIKAIDDAIKLGVDALNMSLGSPAGFVDETSPEQQAVSRAVDNGVLMSISGGNSALFADGFYYPLASNPDYGLSGSPGVAHDSMQVASFENANIEVEAVDYTLDEETGSAPFLSAGNTQPSDYVETNFEVVEAGLGLPEDFADVDVAGKYVLVQRGENPFTEKAINAQEAGAEGVIIYNNTDGIINMATEDEIEIPQLFMLKNDGDKLVDAIRDGQAVTLDFTGGSATIDNPDAGKMSDFTSWGLTPDLDFKPEITAPGGQILSTLNEDEYGLMSGTSMAAPHVAGGGALVLEYIDEEFGLENADRVLQAKNMMMNTGDLVEFDGAFVSPRRQGAGLMQLHSALSSPVIVTESETNEAKVALKEITENEVTFELTAQNYTDEAVTYDVEANAQTDQFVQNGDDLLVAPNEFGALDLDDVISVNGGESTVEVPADGTETINVTIDVSEADEALTEYFTNGYWLEGFVTLTDPQDINPALHVPYVGFKGEWDSSPILDKPIWDADSYYEMTGVVTSVDDDSYDFLGEDIQTGEIDPENIAFSPDGDGVQDDALMILSFLRNAKEVKFNVLDENKEKVRTITTESHVAKNYFDSGLAPMYSLSSSRVWDGKIDGEQAPEGQYYLQVEAIIDYDDASWQSLEIPVELDVTAPDLEVDFNEEEQSVAVDAVDNESGIAYWDVQVDGESILDEPYGEDVTEHQLTKKLQPDQTLTVIAVDYAGNQVEEDATEAVDTTIPNLHLQTPEFLGVQTDREVEFSGYVTDKSGIKEVTVDGEQADVTYNEDEDRYDFTYTLTHDEDGYFFHHIKAVDNADNEAEIGRRYFVDTEEATLEVDAEEKTDATTINVDATITDNFDEIRLYVDDSEVYKHEQTEPYGMNGFDETIKDIELELELGENEFEFKVVDLGGHETTETITIDHEASITQMKRLVEQFHDDGEIADNATARMLDMQLTAIDHYAGSEQNEKAIKHMNNFKQALDLQQDRELISEEAAETLHEYADYLIEEWE